One window of Salvelinus sp. IW2-2015 unplaced genomic scaffold, ASM291031v2 Un_scaffold3700, whole genome shotgun sequence genomic DNA carries:
- the LOC112076354 gene encoding uncharacterized protein — translation MNSGPTQAQTTTNRNLDEVDMDHRPLCEADPIESGLTLGQTWDMYEVDQTSTMSCDTEVELGTGTETTPHIQVCPTESGLVTEVNGRSGKQRVREPIEERERPKEIPSPPSSPVSSPPLSPGQTLDLVALDTPQERCLDAPGAGEASSMELFCIVKHKPSAIVFSGEDNIDNVSPPRVFVTQSLDGEESFSGDEDEGGDDVEEEEDEEIPELPQYKEFLVSRRXRNVSRNRKRLRKGQELPPTGSLIGLGSTNKTRLKAKEEEDEEEEEEEEEAERKQ, via the coding sequence ATGAACAGTGGACCGACTCAGGCTCAAACCACAACGAACAGAAACCTAGATGAGGTGGACATGGACCATAGGCCTCTCTGTGAAGCAGATCCCATAGAGAGTGGACTGACCCTGGGTCAGACGTGGGACATGTATGAGGTGGACCAAACCTCCACTATGAGCTGTGATACTGAGGTGGAGCTTGGGACGGGGACTGAGACTACTCCACACATACAGGTGTGTCCTACAGAGTCTGGTCTGGTCACAGAGGTGAATGGACGCTCTGGGAAACAGCGTGTTAGAGAGcctatagaggagagggagaggcctaAGGAgatcccttctcccccctcctctccagtctcctctccGCCCCTCTCTCCTGGCCAGACTCTGGACCTTGTTGCCCTTGATACCCCCCAGGAAAGGTGTCTAGATGCCCCAGGGGCAGGCGAGGCTAGTTCCATGGAGCTGTTCTGTATCGTAAAACACAAACCCAGCGCTATCGTCTTCTCTGGAGAAGACAACATCGACAACGTCAGCCCACCTAGAGTCTTCGTCACCCAGAGCCTCGATGGAGAGGAGTCTTTCTCGGGCGATGAGGATGAGGGTGGTGATgatgtggaggaggaagaggatgaagagatCCCTGAGCTGCCGCAGTATAAGGAGTTCCTGGTCAGCCGTCGCYGTAGAAACGTGAGCAGGAACAGGAAGAGGCTGAGGAAAGGACAGGAACTCCCGCCCACTGGCTCTCTGATTGGCCTGGGCTCCACCAATAAGACCAGGTTAAAGGCCAAGGAggaagaagatgaggaagaggaggaggaggaagaagaggctgAAAGGAAGCAG